The Vairimorpha necatrix chromosome 1, complete sequence genome contains a region encoding:
- a CDS encoding histone domain-containing protein, translated as MARTKQSAKKTTGGKAPRKQLAAKSTKKTPSGTPGTEKRTKQRHRSGTLVLKEIRRYRKGTECLIRRLPFQRHCRAIVRESNNAAEIRFQGPALAAIQEAVECYLVGLFEDSLLCATHARRCTVMARDILLTLKLRSRVINTWTE; from the coding sequence ATGGCGAGAACAAAACAATCAGCAAAGAAGACTACTGGTGGTAAAGCACCCAGAAAGCAATTAGCAGCCAAGTCTACTAAGAAGACACCAAGTGGGACACCAGGAACAGAGAAGAGAACCAAACAAAGACACAGATCTGGTACACTTGTACTGAAAGAAATAAGAAGATACAGAAAAGGGACAGAGTGTCTTATAAGGAGACTTCCTTTCCAGAGACATTGTCGTGCTATTGTAAGAGAAAGCAATAATGCAGCAGAAATCAGATTCCAGGGGCCTGCCCTTGCTGCTATTCAGGAGGCTGTAGAGTGTTATCTTGTAGGATTATTTGAAGATTCCCTCTTGTGTGCTACACATGCCAGGAGATGTACAGTAATGGCCCGGGATATTCTCCTTACTCTGAAGTTGAGATCAAGAGTGATCAACACATGGACTGAGTAA
- a CDS encoding serine/threonine phosphatase 2A catalytic subunit alpha (PPH21), with product MIDKFLSKLYKCEYLTETEVEELCKISIDVFIKEDNVVNVNGPVTVCGDVHGQFHDLMELFKVGGLPPYTTYLFMGDYVDRGYHSVETLSILLCLKVKYPTRIFLLRGNHESRQITQVYGFFDECMRKYASNSVWRNFTDLFDYLPVSAVINNDTFCCHGGLSPSFETLDELKKIDRKIEVPHEGAMCDLLWSDPDETKGWGPSPRGAGYTFGPDITNQFTVKNNLKMICRAHQLVMDGYSWNHDKHCVTIFSAPNYCYRCGNLATCMQMDEHGRFDFTQFEPSPVKVEDFVVSKIPDYFL from the coding sequence ATGattgataaatttctttcaaaattatacaaatgtGAATATCTCACTGAAACAGAAGTAGAAGAACTCTGTAAGATTTCTATAGAcgtatttataaaagaagacaATGTAGTAAATGTAAACGGACCAGTCACTGTGTGTGGGGATGTACATGGCCAATTCCATGATCTCATGGAATTATTCAAAGTAGGCGGCCTTCCTCCTTACACAACTTATCTTTTTATGGGCGACTACGTGGACAGAGGCTACCACTCAGTAGAAACACTGAGCATTTTACTGTGTCTAAAAGTCAAATACCCTactagaatatttttactaagAGGAAATCATGAGTCAAGACAGATTACCCAAGTCTATGGATTCTTTGACGAGTGTATGAGGAAATACGCGTCAAACTCGGTATGGAGAAATTTCACAGATTTATTCGACTACCTCCCTGTAAGCGCAGTAATCAACAATGACACTTTCTGCTGTCACGGGGGACTGAGCCCGTCATTTGAGACTTTAGAcgaattgaaaaaaatagacaGAAAAATAGAAGTCCCCCATGAAGGAGCAATGTGCGACTTACTATGGTCAGACCCGGACGAGACAAAGGGATGGGGACCATCTCCAAGGGGAGCAGGATACACTTTCGGGCCCGATATAACAAACCAGTTTACTGTGAAGAATAATCTGAAGATGATTTGTAGAGCTCATCAACTTGTAATGGACGGGTACTCGTGGAATCATGACAAGCATTGTGTCACAATATTCAGTGCGCCGAATTATTGCTACAGATGCGGGAACTTGGCCACTTGTATGCAAATGGACGAACATGGAAGATTTGACTTTACACAATTTGAACCCTCTCCTGTAAAAGTAGAAGATTTTGTGGTATCAAAAATACctgattattttttgtaa
- a CDS encoding Ras-related protein Rab11 has protein sequence MDSSSKQFDYLFKIVLIGDSAVGKTNLLSQLIHQKYVLDSRATIGVEFGSMTFNIDNKIIKAQIWDTAGQERYQAITHAYYRGSSGSILVYDVTQPITLTKAVDNWLIQLKNHTEDIPIMLIGNKTDLQRKISSEEGKEVALRNNLLYFETSAKTGENVKEAFYELINIIYKKHKEKEGKMSKKSVRGDFSGREIKNIKQKKKKSCC, from the coding sequence ATGGATTCTAGTAGTAAACAGTTCGactatttatttaaaatagtgCTGATAGGCGATTCGGCTGTAggtaaaacaaatttattaagtCAACTTATTCATCAAAAATATGTGCTCGATAGTCGAGCTACAATTGGTGTTGAATTTGGATCAATgacttttaatattgacaataaaataattaaggCCCAGATCTGGGACACAGCAGGACAAGAAAGGTATCAAGCTATCACACATGCGTATTATAGAGGATCTTCTGGTTCTATTTTAGTTTACGATGTAACACAGCCTATTACTTTGACTAAAGCTGTGGATAATTGGTTGATTCaacttaaaaatcataCGGAAGATATTCCTATAATGTTAATTGGCAATAAAACAGATTTACAACGTAAGATAAGTTCAGAAGAAGGAAAAGAAGTGGCTCTTAGAAATAATCTCTTGTATTTTGAGACATCGGCCAAAACAGGAGAAAATGTAAAAGAAGCCTTTTacgaattaataaatattatttacaagaaacataaagaaaaagaaggCAAGATGAGTAAAAAATCTGTCAGAGGAGACTTCTCTGGCCgagaaataaagaatattaaacagaagaaaaagaaaagttgTTGTTAA
- a CDS encoding putative SP-containing membrane protein, translating to MSSSFYFVEMLVLVANFLKGSVSIADILNDTNINNNTSNSNKSFISDDFLGFSWAEVSILILLFLVCFLVISLVMSCIYRKCEENFEQDTSSDSKRNEKFN from the coding sequence ATGAGTTCGTCATTTTATTTCGTTGAAATGTTAGTATTAGTAGctaatttcttaaaagGAAGCGTTAGTATCGCAGATATCCTGAACgatacaaatattaataataatacgAGCAATTCGAATAAATCTTTCATTAGTGATGATTTCCTGGGATTTAGTTGGGCGGAAGTCTCTATACTTATTTTGTTGTTCTTAGTTTGTTTTCTAGTTATCAGCCTCGTAATGTCATGTATATACCGAAAATGCGAAGAAAATTTCGAACAAGATACATCGAGTGACAGTAAACGCAATGAAAAATTCAACTAA